One window from the genome of Amaranthus tricolor cultivar Red isolate AtriRed21 chromosome 9, ASM2621246v1, whole genome shotgun sequence encodes:
- the LOC130823303 gene encoding uncharacterized protein LOC130823303: MSLEKSDLHRKLQLQEFEKIRNEAYENAEIYKAKTKAWHDKMISRKTFEVGQKVLLFQSRLRLFPGKLRFRWIGQFIVVKVFPHGAVEIQSEETSKIFKVNWQRLKPYYEGFQPKDVEEQSLEDPVTDALELARRPFEYRVCYY; encoded by the exons ATGAGCTTAGAGAAGTCCGATTTGCATAGAAAATTACAGCTACAAGAGtttgaaaaaattagaaatgagGCTTATGAGAATGCTGAAATCTACAAGGCAAAGACTAAGGCTTGGCATGATAAGATGATAAGTAGGAAGACCTTTGAAGTCGGTCAAAAGGTTCTTCTATTCCAATCCCGCCTTCGTTTATTCCCAGGAAAGCTGAGGTTCCGTTGGATAGGACAATTTATAGTTGTCAAAGTGTTTCCACATGGAGCTGTGGAAATTCAAAGTGAAGAAACTTCTAAAATCTTCAAGGTAAATTGGCAAAGATTGAAGCCATACTATGAAGGTTTTCAGCCAAAAGACGTGGAAGAACAAAGCTTAGAGGATCCA GTAACTGATGCATTGGAGCTAGCTAGGAGACCTTTCGAATATAGGgtatgttattattaa